A portion of the Pseudomonas synxantha BG33R genome contains these proteins:
- a CDS encoding GNAT family N-acetyltransferase has product MRQHSVIHTPKSSDYPRLAQIWEASVRATHDFLPDSYIDLLKNLVLTRYLDAVMLICTKDSRQRITGFAGVVAGKVEMLFIDPQHRGQGLGRQLLGYAIEHLNAEELDVNEQNPQALGFYLKQGFEVIGRTEHDGLGQPYPLLHMRLRQLQQQARQG; this is encoded by the coding sequence ATGCGACAGCATTCGGTCATCCATACGCCTAAATCCAGCGACTACCCGCGCCTGGCGCAGATCTGGGAAGCCTCGGTACGCGCCACCCACGACTTCCTGCCGGACAGCTATATCGACCTGTTGAAAAACCTGGTGCTGACCCGCTACCTGGATGCGGTGATGCTGATCTGCACCAAGGACTCGCGCCAGCGCATCACCGGGTTCGCCGGGGTGGTGGCCGGCAAGGTGGAAATGCTGTTTATCGACCCGCAACACCGTGGCCAGGGCCTGGGCCGGCAATTGCTGGGCTATGCCATCGAACACCTGAACGCCGAGGAACTGGACGTCAACGAGCAGAACCCCCAGGCGCTGGGCTTTTACCTCAAGCAGGGCTTCGAGGTGATCGGACGCACGGAGCATGATGGCCTTGGGCAGCCTTACCCGTTGCTGCATATGCGTTTGCGCCAGCTGCAACAACAGGCGCGCCAGGGCTAA